In Larimichthys crocea isolate SSNF chromosome VI, L_crocea_2.0, whole genome shotgun sequence, one genomic interval encodes:
- the sox11b gene encoding transcription factor SOX-11b has product MVQHTEHGGPGPNSGSREAADPEESELLAASACSPVPLKPDWCKTASGHIKRPMNAFMVWSKIERRKIMEQAPDMHNAEISKRLGKRWKMLKDTEKIPFIREAERLRLKHMADYPDYKYRPKKKPKTEGCAFPAGKSAAPSPEKASVRPGHKSHAAAKKFTKLKPGKPAAGPGRASSHLPQHQQPDPRYRYVLTTSFKSNKVVKREFTDDEEEDDEEDEEEEEDSEEERELKAEEEDEPSRYSLAKMPASLSLSSAAEPEGTGVYESSGRLFYSFKNITRQGAGTSSYPVSLSPASSSRSGSTSSSSCCGEDLDDLPAEGTDFTLSLLTGFHDSSSSSAPGNLSLSLVDKDLEGSEGSLGSHFDFPDYCTPELSEMIAGDWLEANFTDLVFTY; this is encoded by the coding sequence ATGGTTCAGCACACGGAACATGGCGGGCCGGGGCCGAACAGCGGCTCCCGCGAGGCGGCAGACCCCGAGGAGAGCGAGCTGCTGGCGGCCTCGGCGTGCAGCCCCGTGCCGCTGAAGCCGGACTGGTGTAAGACCGCCTCGGGTCACATCAAGCGGCCCATGAACGCCTTCATGGTGTGGTCCAAGATCGAGCGGAGGAAGATCATGGAGCAGGCGCCGGACATGCACAACGCGGAGATCTCCAAGCGGCTCGGGAAGCGCTGGAAGATGTTGAAGGACACCGAGAAGATCCCGTTCATCCGGGAGGCGGAGCGGCTCCGGCTCAAGCACATGGCCGACTATCCGGACTACAAGTACCGGCCCAAGAAGAAGCCCAAGACCGAAGGCTGCGCGTTTCCTGCGGGGAAGTCGGCAGCTCCGTCCCCGGAGAAAGCCAGCGTCAGACCCGGTCATAAGAGCCACGCCGCCGCCAAGAAGTTCACCAAACTGAAGCCCGGGAAGCCGGCGGCCGGTCCCGGCAGAGCGAGCAGCCACCTCCCGCAGCACCAGCAGCCGGACCCCCGGTACCGGTACGTGTTGACCACCAGCTTTAAAAGCAACAAGGTCGTTAAACGGGAGTTTACCgacgacgaggaggaggacgacgaggaggacgaggaggaggaggaggactccGAGGAGGAGCGAGAGTtgaaggcggaggaggaggacgagccGTCCCGGTACAGCCTCGCTAAGATGCCGGCCAGCCTGAGCCTGAGCTCCGCCGCAGAGCCGGAGGGGACCGGCGTGTACGAGTCCTCCGGCCGGCTCTTCTACAGCTTCAAGAACATCACCCGGCAGGGCGCCGGCACCTCCTCATACCCGGTCTCCCTCTCACCAGCATCCTCGTCCCGGTCcggctccacctcctcctcctcctgctgcggGGAGGACCTGGACGACCTCCCGGCGGAGGGCACCGACTTCACCCTGAGCCTCCTGACCGGCTTCCACGACTCGTCGTCCAGCTCCGCCCCGGGGAACCTGAGCCTGTCCCTGGTGGACAAAGACCTGGAGGGCAGCGAGGGCAGCCTCGGCTCGCACTTCGACTTCCCGGACTACTGCACCCCGGAGCTCAGCGAGATGATCGCGGGGGACTGGCTGGAGGCGAACTTCACGGACCTGGTGTTCACGTACTGA